A window of Salmo trutta chromosome 5, fSalTru1.1, whole genome shotgun sequence contains these coding sequences:
- the atoh7 gene encoding transcription factor atoh7, whose product MVSRQPSCTGSDSGSESESLDSKSGSPEKHDGSTRRRMAANARERKRMQGLNTAFDRLRKVVPQWGQDKQLSKYETLQMALSYIMALSRILTDAQKRKAPHRQWLDLQFDCVQPENYQCFSTIRYSSPVEHEYMHSSFPYQYDGLQVPT is encoded by the coding sequence ATGGTGTCCCGCCAGCCCAGTTGCACTGGATCCGACTCTGGATCCGAATCTGAGAGTCTGGATTCCAAGTCTGGATCGCCAGAGAAGCATGATGGTTCCACACGGCGGAGGATGGCAGCCAACGCCCGTGAGAGGAAGAGGATGCAGGGGCTGAACACAGCCTTTGACCGTCTCCGTAAAGTGGTCCCCCAGTGGGGCCAGGATAAGCAACTGTCCAAGTACGAGACTCTGCAGATGGCCCTCAGCTACATCATGGCCCTCAGCCGGATCCTGACGGACGCCCAGAAGCGCAAAGCCCCCCACAGACAGTGGCTGGACTTGCAGTTTGACTGTGTGCAGCCAGAGAACTATCAGTGCTTCAGTACTATCAGGTACAGCTCTCCGGTTGAACACGAGTACATGCATTCGTCCTTTCCCTACCAGTACGACGGCCTCCAAGTTCCTACATAG
- the pkd2l1 gene encoding polycystic kidney disease 2-like 1 protein has protein sequence MQRLNNRSESHLSGQVECELDSLGKGSWVNQGYCGSPPPIPRAISTVYNPQPLYPQGSFDSMCKPTTPSPFPTEVKPLETGSEKKRGGCCSFFKGLWGTTLTENTSENRELFVRTTLRELLVYLVFLVDICLLTYGMTSSNTYYYTKVMTDLFVLTPSGSGVTFQSISSMADFWTYAQGPMLDGLYWTKWYNDQSLQNGDHSFIYYENMLLGVPRMRQIKVMNNSCKVHKDFRNEISGCFDVYNEKKEDEVDFGLVNGTAWQYHNEKAIKGSAHWGLLTTYSGGGYYQDLNRTKEESAEILMEMNNNLWLDHGTRAVFIDFSTYNANINLFCVIRLLVEFPATGGAIPSYQIRTVKLIRYITYWDYFIIGCEMVFCLFILYYIVEEILELRIHGFSYFSSIWNTLDVVVILLAIVAIIFNVFRTIKVDKLLGKLLEQPDIYADFEFLAFWQTQYNNMNAVNLFFAWIKVFKYISFNKTMTQLSSTLGRCAKDIMGFAIMFFIVFFAYAQLGYLLFGTEVKSFSTFVKCIFTQFRIILGDFDYDAIERANRVLGPIYFVTYVFFVFFVLLNMFLAIINDTYSEVKEELSSQKDELQITDIIKQSYMKTFMKLNLKKEKISDVQKVLRSGSNKLEFKDFRETLKELGHADHEISEAFSKFDHDGNQILDQEEQERMKRELEEKRDALSAKLNNLGKNYGNGSLEKLTVDMDEHGKPSNTLVEQEDFQRLVRQVLQLEHSVAAIMTKMDIVTEKLELQESNRTNGKETMGKPIAAKNYNEKSASDGNVMVYLERGTRAEIAPWKSTIPAGSAPYDRPGTGWTMANSHM, from the exons ATGCAGCGCCTCAACAACCGGTCGGAGAGCCACCTCAGTGGACAGGTGGAGTGTGAGTTGGACAGCCTGGGGAAGGGTTCCTGGGTGAACCAGGGGTACTGTGGCTCTCCTCCACCCATACCTCGGGCTATCAGCACTGTCTACAACCCCCAGCCCCTGTACCCCCAAGGCTCCTTCGACAGCATGTGCAAACCGACCACGCCGAGCCCTTTCCCAACCGAGGTCAAGCCGCTGGAGACAGGTTCCGAGAAAAAACGCGGTGGATGCTGCTCATTTTTTAAAG GACTGTGGGGCACTACACTGACTGAGAATACATCGGAAAACCGGGAACTGTTTGTTAGGACTACACTGAGGGAATTGCTGGTCTATTTGGTGTTCCTCGTGGATATATGTCTAT TGACATATGGCATGACCAGCTCCAATACCTACTACTACACTAAAGTCATGACAGACCTGTTTGTGCTTACGCCCAGTGGCAGCGGAGTTACGTTTCAGTCCATTAGCAGCATGGCAGACTTCTGGACG TATGCCCAGGGCCCAATGCTGGATGGCCTCTACTGGACCAAATGGTACAACGACCAGTCTCTACAGAATGGAGACCACTCCTTCATCTACTATGAGAACATGTTGCTGGGGGTACCCAGGATGAGACAGATCAAGGTGATGAACAACTCCTGTAAGGTCCACAAAGACTTCCGCAACGAGATCTCCGGATGCTTTGATGTCTATAATGAGAAGAAGGAGGATGAGGTGGACTTTGGCCTTGTTAATGGAACTGC CTGGCAATACCACAATGAGAAAGCGATAAAGGGTTCGGCCCACTGGGGTCTGCTGACCACGTACAGCGGTGGAGGGTACTACCAGGACCTGAACaggaccaaggaggagagtgctGAGATCCTGATGGAGATGAATAACAACCTGTGgttggaccatggcaccagggcCGTGTTCATAGACTTCTCCACTTACAACGCTAACATCAATCTGTTCTGTGTCATCAG GTTATTGGTTGAATTTCCGGCCACTGGTGGAGCGATACCCTCATATCAGATTAGAACGGTGAAGCTGATTCGTTACATCACCTACTGGGACTACTTCATCATTGGCTGTGAGATGGTGTTCTGCCTGTTCATCCTCTACTACATTGTGGAGGAGATTCTTGAGCTCCGAATCCACGGGTTCTCCTACTTCAGCAGTATCTGGAACACTCTGGATGTGGTTGTCATACTG CTTGCCATTGTCGCAATCATCTTCAATGTTTTTCGCACCATTAAAGTAGACAAATTACTTGGTAAACTCTTAGAACAACCTGACATTTATGCAGACTTTGAATTTCTTGCATTCTGGCAaacacaatacaacaacatgaATGCAGTGAACTTGTTCTTCGCTTGGATCAAG GTTTTTAAGTACATCAGTTTCAATAAGACTATGACTCAGCTGTCTTCTACTCTGGGCCGCTGTGCCAAAGACATCATGGGATTCGCCATTATGTTCTTCATCGTGTTCTTTGCATACGCTCAGCTTGGCTACTTGCTCTTTGGTACGGAGGTGAAATCCTTCAGCACCTTCGTCAAGTGCAT TTTTACACAGTTCCGGATTATTCTTGGAGATTTTGATTATGATGCCATTGAACGTGCCAACAGAGTCCTGGGGCCAATCTATTTCGTCACCTATGTGTTCTTTGTCTTCTTTGTGCTGCTT AACATGTTTCTGGCCATCATCAACGACACATATTCTGAGGTCAAGGAAGAGCTGTCATCCCAGAAGGATGAGCTGCAGATTACTGACATCATCAAACAG AGCTACATGAAGACATTTATGAAATTGAACTTGAAAAAGGAGAAGATATCCGATGTTCAGAAAGTACTACGATCTGGATCAAACAAACTAGAATTCAAAGACTTTAGAGAAACTCTCAAAGA GTTGGGACACGCCGACCATGAGATATCTGAAGCTTTCTCCAAATTCGACCATGATGGAAACCAAATTCTAGACCAAGAGGAGCAAGAAAGGATGAAGAGGGAGCTGGAGGAGAAGAGG GATGCTCTTAGTGCCAAGCTCAACAACCTTGGAAAAAACTATGGGAATGGCTCTCTGGAGAAATTGACGGTGGATATGGATGAGCATGGCAAGCCAAGTAACACTCTGGTGGAGCAGGAGGACTTCCAGAG GTTGGTCAGACAGGTTCTCCAACTAGAACACTCAGTAGCTGCTATCATGACCAAGATGGATATAGTCACGGAGAAACTGGAACTGCAGGAGAGCAACAGGACTAATGGGAAGGAGACAATGGGAAAACCAATTGCGGCCAAAAACTAt AACGAAAAATCAGCTTCGGATGGGAATGTTATGGTATATCTGGAAAGAGGGACAAGGGCTGAGATAGCACCCTGGAAATCAACCATTCCTGCAGGAAGTGCCCCCTATGATCGTCCTGGGACAGGCTGGACAATGGCCAACAGCCACATGTGA